Proteins co-encoded in one Ananas comosus cultivar F153 linkage group 15, ASM154086v1, whole genome shotgun sequence genomic window:
- the LOC109721240 gene encoding ras-related protein RABH1e-like, translated as MAVVSALAKYKLVFLGDQSVGKTSIITRFMYDKFDTTYQATIGIDFLSKTMYLEDRTVRLQLWDTAGQERFRSLIPSYIRDSSVAVIVYDVSNRQSFLNTTNWIEEVRTERGGDVIIVLVGNKTDLVDKRQVSTEEGEAKAREFGVMFIETSAKAGLNIKPLFRKIAAALPGMETLSSAKQEDMVDVNLKPTVSSSQTVQQSGGCAC; from the exons ATGGCGGTCGTATCGGCCCTAGCGAAGTATAAGTTGGTGTTCCTCGGGGATCAATCGGTGGGGAAAACCAGCATCATCACCCGATTCATGTACGACAAATTCGACACCACATATCAG GCTACTATTGGCATTGATTTTCTCTCGAAGACAATGTATCTCGAAGATCGAACAGTTCGCCTGCAGCTCTG GGACACTGCCGGACAAGAGAGATTTAGGAGCCTCATTCCAAGCTACATCAGAGATTCTTCTGTTGCAGTAATTGTCTATGATGTATCTA ATAGGCAATCATTTCTGAACACCACAAACTGGATCGAGGAAGTTCGCACAGAACGGGGTGGTGATGTTATCATAGTCCTAGTTGGAAACAAGACAGATCTTGTTGATAAAAG GCAAGTTTCAACTGAAGAAGGAGAAGCCAAGGCCCGAGAATTCGGTGTCATGTTTATTGAAACCAGTGCAAAAGCAGGATTGAACATCAAG CCACTGTTCCGCAAAATTGCTGCAGCCTTGCCTGGGATGGAGACTCTCTCATCAGCCAAGCAGGAAGACATGGTGGACGTGAACTTGAAGCCCACAGTCAGTTCATCGCAAACTGTGCAGCAGTCAGGGGGATGTGCATGCTAG
- the LOC109721242 gene encoding uncharacterized protein LOC109721242: protein MVSLQTTLSSEEKRSCCSFDKPVPKKRKWEDEEESDSDFFANEFANEPRIKQAKAEETTKVDIELHLDSPLPLEWQRCLDIKSGRMYFYNTRTHKRTSKDPRESPEEAAPSGPSLDLELNLACEPAKPTRTDKNPKAAQNQPKLLAPPPPWADGDHREMVAAVCMRCHMLVMMCKSTLSCPNCKFVHPPSHNSQGSLNKPGFKLLCL, encoded by the exons ATGGTGTCGTTGCAAACAACCCTCTCCTCGGAGGAGAAGAGATCGTGTTGCAGCTTCGACAAGCCGGTGCCGAAGAAAAGGAAGtgggaggacgaggaggagagcGATAGCGACTTCTTCGCGAATGAGTTCGCGAATGAGCCCAGGATCAAGCAAGCGAAAGCCGAGGAGACCACGAAAGTTGATATCGAGCTGCACCTCGACTCTCCCTTACCGTTGGAGTGGCAGCGATGTCTCGATATCAag TCGGGCCGGATGTACTTCTACAACACTAGAACCCACAAGAGGACCTCAAAGGACCCCAGAGAGAGCCCGGAGGAGGCCGCACCGTCGGGCCCGAGCTTGGACCTCGAGCTCAATCTCGCCTGCGAGCCCGCGAAACCGACCCGAACCGACAAAAACCCGAAGGCGGCGCAAAACCAACCCAAATTGctggctccgccgccgccgtgggcCGACGGAGACCACCGCGAGATGGTGGCCGCGGTGTGCATGCGCTGCCACATGCTGGTTATGATGTGCAAGTCCACTCTCTCCTGTCCAAATTGCAAGTTTGTGCACCCACCTAGCCATAATTCCCAGGGCTCACTTAACAAGCCCGGGTTTAAACTTTTATGTTTGTGA
- the LOC109721241 gene encoding probable mitochondrial adenine nucleotide transporter BTL3 isoform X1, whose amino-acid sequence MPSLELWFPASSPFPEEPAFFGAGGLFLDPSVPNSLLCSVSSSTASDSSASFVRLGSPSCSRRTPFVLGRRGSKGGSAFLSVSLSVKGREGFVRESVEFLGQSGEKSSEEAALEGKEESELSVEEDEKKKKKKLTVRARGGAVNTTKHLWAGAVAAMVSRTFVAPLERLKLEYVVRGEQRNLFELIHKIATTERLKGFWKGNFVNILRTAPFKAVNFYAYDTYRKQLLKLSGNEETTNFERFLAGAAAGITATIICIPMDTIRTKMVAPGGEALGGVIGVFRHMVQTEGFFSLYKGLVPSLISMAPSGAVFYGVYDILKAAYLHSPEGRKRLALMKQQQREEVSALDQLELGPMRTLLYGAIAGCCAEAATYPFEVVRRRLQMQVKATKMNAFATALKIVEQGGVPALYAGLIPSLLQVLPSASISYFVYELMKIVLKVE is encoded by the exons aTGCCGTCGTTGGAGCTCTGGTTCCCCGCCTCCTCCCCCTTCCCCGAGGAACCCGCCTTCTTCGGCGCCGGAGGCCTCTTCCTCGACCCCTCCGTTCCCAACTCCCTCCTCTGCTCcgtctcctcctccaccgcctccgatTCCTCTGCTTCTTTCGTTAGATTGGGCTCTCCGTCGTGTTCCCGGCGCACGCCCTTCGTTTTGGGGCGGCGCGGATCGAAGGGCGGCAGCGCGTTCTTGTCTGTGAGCTTGTCGGTTAAGGGCCGCGAGGGTTTCGTGCGGGAGTCGGTGGAGTTTTTGGGGCAGAGCGGGGAGAAGAGCTCCGAGGAGGCGGCATTGGAGGGGAAGGAGGAGAGTGAACTTAGCgtggaggaggatgagaagaagaagaagaaaaagttgaCGGTTAGAGCTCGAGGAGGTGCCGTGAACACCACGAAGCATTTGTGGGCAGGAGCGGTGGCTGCGATGGTTTCGAG AACATTTGTGGCTCCTCTTGAGAGGCTAAAGTTGGAATACGTAGTTCGAGGTGAGCAGAGAAATCTTTTCGAACTTATCCATAAAATTGCAACCACAGAAAGGTTGAAAGGTTTCTGGAAGGGGAATTTCGTCAACATTCTTCGCACTGCTCCATTCAAGGCAGTGAACTTCTATGCGTATGATACTTACAGAAAACAGCTGCTTAAACTGTCTGGTAATGAAGAAACAACGAACTTTGAGAGGTTCCTTGCAGGTGCTGCCGCTGGCATAACTGCCACCATAATATGTATACCAATGGACACG ATTCGGACAAAAATGGTAGCTCCTGGTGGTGAAGCTTTAGGCGGTGTTATTGGTGTTTTCCGCCACATGGTCCAAACCGAAGGGTTCTTCTCTCTTTACAAGGGACTAGTGCCTTCTCTTATTAGCATGGCTCCATCTGGTGCCGTTTTCTACGGTGTATATGATATATTAAAAGCAGCTTATCTGCATTCTCCAGAAGGAAGGAAACGATTGGCTTTGATGAAGCAACAACAACGTGAAGAAGTGAGCGCACTAGACCAACTAGAGTTGGGTCCTATGAGGACTTTACTATATGGAGCCATTGCCGGGTGTTGTGCAGAGGCTGCCACATATCCTTTCGAAGTGGTGAGAAGGCGGTTACAAATGCAAGTCAAAGCAACCAAAATGAATGCATTTGCGACGGCTCTTAAGATTGTGGAGCAAGGTGGAGTTCCTGCGCTATACGCTGGCTTGATTCCCAGCTTGTTGCAG GTTTTGCCGTCTGCCTCCATTAGCTACTTTGTATACGAGTTAATGAAGATAGTTCTAAAGGTCGAATGA
- the LOC109721241 gene encoding probable mitochondrial adenine nucleotide transporter BTL3 isoform X2 → MRNNCNMDLELTWCYGVDKWENWTVELKAIIRDIEGKKSGTFVAPLERLKLEYVVRGEQRNLFELIHKIATTERLKGFWKGNFVNILRTAPFKAVNFYAYDTYRKQLLKLSGNEETTNFERFLAGAAAGITATIICIPMDTIRTKMVAPGGEALGGVIGVFRHMVQTEGFFSLYKGLVPSLISMAPSGAVFYGVYDILKAAYLHSPEGRKRLALMKQQQREEVSALDQLELGPMRTLLYGAIAGCCAEAATYPFEVVRRRLQMQVKATKMNAFATALKIVEQGGVPALYAGLIPSLLQVLPSASISYFVYELMKIVLKVE, encoded by the exons ATGAGAAACAACTGTAATATGGATCTGGAGTTGACCTGGTGCTATGGAGTAGACAAATGGGAGAATTGGACAGTAGAATTGAAAGCAATTATTAGAGACATTGAGGGAAAGAAGTCTGG AACATTTGTGGCTCCTCTTGAGAGGCTAAAGTTGGAATACGTAGTTCGAGGTGAGCAGAGAAATCTTTTCGAACTTATCCATAAAATTGCAACCACAGAAAGGTTGAAAGGTTTCTGGAAGGGGAATTTCGTCAACATTCTTCGCACTGCTCCATTCAAGGCAGTGAACTTCTATGCGTATGATACTTACAGAAAACAGCTGCTTAAACTGTCTGGTAATGAAGAAACAACGAACTTTGAGAGGTTCCTTGCAGGTGCTGCCGCTGGCATAACTGCCACCATAATATGTATACCAATGGACACG ATTCGGACAAAAATGGTAGCTCCTGGTGGTGAAGCTTTAGGCGGTGTTATTGGTGTTTTCCGCCACATGGTCCAAACCGAAGGGTTCTTCTCTCTTTACAAGGGACTAGTGCCTTCTCTTATTAGCATGGCTCCATCTGGTGCCGTTTTCTACGGTGTATATGATATATTAAAAGCAGCTTATCTGCATTCTCCAGAAGGAAGGAAACGATTGGCTTTGATGAAGCAACAACAACGTGAAGAAGTGAGCGCACTAGACCAACTAGAGTTGGGTCCTATGAGGACTTTACTATATGGAGCCATTGCCGGGTGTTGTGCAGAGGCTGCCACATATCCTTTCGAAGTGGTGAGAAGGCGGTTACAAATGCAAGTCAAAGCAACCAAAATGAATGCATTTGCGACGGCTCTTAAGATTGTGGAGCAAGGTGGAGTTCCTGCGCTATACGCTGGCTTGATTCCCAGCTTGTTGCAG GTTTTGCCGTCTGCCTCCATTAGCTACTTTGTATACGAGTTAATGAAGATAGTTCTAAAGGTCGAATGA
- the LOC109721212 gene encoding uncharacterized protein LOC109721212 isoform X1, translated as MSPPPEEPIRGGGAAPSSPENGAANGHAAPPSPENATVNGGALEDSADARRRKPDPSAPSPPQTSSSSAFPSCFLHLRSEGGHGDEWRWLRRCAEASAKGFAIGAGLKGGLALFSILTRLRSRRSLRSSSRKLGTFTNEEAVIMAIKETMRYGMFLGAFAGTFVSVDECIAAIWGHKRTAGWRALLAGALAGPSMILTGPNTQHTSLAIYILMRAAVLASRCGIKSKKFGHLCKPLTWSHGDIFLMCLSSSQILSAYILKQDSLPLSYKSFLNKHGGKDPLILQGVKEIACNIPFTNLEGIERYYKSTGVDIKLDPSMKVPCSIVHGNKSCTGHFISFLLQAYGRALPVYVPVYLIPALIVHRQDLLKRPYTILGKSLVGTARSSLFLSVYCASAWAWTCLLFRILKRCNVPMVAMGTFPAGLALLIEKKSRRIEISLYCFARAIESFFTCIADAGLCPPASKLKRADVVVFSISTAIIMHCYAQEREVFRSKYLNVLDWVFGVPPELDDEHEKEVERKTS; from the exons ATGTCGCCGCCCCCGGAGGAACCCATCCGCGGTGGCGGCGCTGCCCCGTCCTCGCCGGAGAACGGCGCCGCCAATGGCCACgccgcgccgccctcgccggaGAACGCCACCGTCAACGGCGGCGCCTTGGAGGACTCCGCCGACGCGCGCCGCCGGAAACCCGACCCttccgcgccgtcgccgccccAGACCTCGTCGTCCTCCGCATTCCCCTCGTGCTTCCTCCATCTGAGATCCGAGGGGGGCCACGGCGACGAGTGGAGGTGGCTCCGGCGGTGCGCCGAGGCCTCAGCCAAGGGATTCGCGATCGGCGCCGGACTCAAGGGCGGCCTCGCCCTATTCTCCATCCTCACGCGGTTGAGGAGCCGCAGATCTCTGAGATCGTCTTCGAG GAAGTTGGGGACTTTCACCAATGAAGAGGCAGTGATCATGGCGATCAAAGAGACGATGCGATATGGAATGTTTCTGGGGGCATTTGCAGGGACATTTGTTTCCGTTGATGAGTGTATAGCTGCTATCTGGGGCCATAAAAG AACAGCAGGATGGAGGGCACTATTAGCAGGGGCACTTGCTGGTCCATCGATGATTCTGACGGGGCCAAATACACAGCACACTAGCTTAGCTATATACATTCTCATGCGTGCTGCTGTTCTGGCATCACGTTGTGGGATAAAGAGCAAAAAATTTGGACATCTTTGTAAACCTTTAACCTGGTCGCATGGTGACATTTTCCTTATGTGCCTTTCCTCTTCACAGATTTT ATCTGCTTACATTCTGAAGCAAGACAGCTTGCCACTATCATACAAATCATTTCTAAATAAGCATGGTGGAAAAGATCCTCTTATTCTCCAGGGTGTGAAAGAAATCGCCTGTAATATCCCTTTCACTAACTTGGAGGGCATTGAGAGGTATTACAAGTCTACAGGTGTTGACATAAAACTAGACCCCAGCATGAAAGTGCCATGCTCA ATTGTGCATGGCAATAAATCTTGCACTGGGCATTTCATATCATTCCTGTTACAAGCATATGGAAGAGCTCTACCTGTTTATGTTCCAGTTTACTTGATTCCTGCACTAATAGTTCACCGTCAGGACCTCTTGAAAAG ACCTTACACAATTCTGGGGAAGAGTTTGGTGGGTACCGCAAGATCTAGCCTATTCCTCTCTGTATACTGTGCATCTGCCTG GGCTTGGACTTGCCTTCTTTTTAGAATTCTCAAGAGGTGTAACGTTCCAATGGTCGCAATGGGGACG TTTCCTGCCGGCCTAGCATTGCTAATCGAGAAGAAGAGCAGGAGAATTGAGATATCTCTTTACTGCTTCGCCCGTGCCATCGAGAGCTTCTTCACTTGTATTGCCGACGCGGGCCTCTGCCCTCCAGCCTCGAAACTTAAGCGGGCTGACGTGGTTGTATTTAGTATTTCGACGGCCATCATCATGCACTGTTATGCACAGGAAAGGGAGGTTTTCCGATCAAAGTACCTGAACGTGCTCGATTGGGTTTTCGGAGTGCCCCCTGAACTAGATGATGAACATGAGAAAGAAGTGGAGAGAAAGACAAGTTAG
- the LOC109721212 gene encoding uncharacterized protein LOC109721212 isoform X2 — protein MILTGPNTQHTSLAIYILMRAAVLASRCGIKSKKFGHLCKPLTWSHGDIFLMCLSSSQILSAYILKQDSLPLSYKSFLNKHGGKDPLILQGVKEIACNIPFTNLEGIERYYKSTGVDIKLDPSMKVPCSIVHGNKSCTGHFISFLLQAYGRALPVYVPVYLIPALIVHRQDLLKRPYTILGKSLVGTARSSLFLSVYCASAWAWTCLLFRILKRCNVPMVAMGTFPAGLALLIEKKSRRIEISLYCFARAIESFFTCIADAGLCPPASKLKRADVVVFSISTAIIMHCYAQEREVFRSKYLNVLDWVFGVPPELDDEHEKEVERKTS, from the exons ATGATTCTGACGGGGCCAAATACACAGCACACTAGCTTAGCTATATACATTCTCATGCGTGCTGCTGTTCTGGCATCACGTTGTGGGATAAAGAGCAAAAAATTTGGACATCTTTGTAAACCTTTAACCTGGTCGCATGGTGACATTTTCCTTATGTGCCTTTCCTCTTCACAGATTTT ATCTGCTTACATTCTGAAGCAAGACAGCTTGCCACTATCATACAAATCATTTCTAAATAAGCATGGTGGAAAAGATCCTCTTATTCTCCAGGGTGTGAAAGAAATCGCCTGTAATATCCCTTTCACTAACTTGGAGGGCATTGAGAGGTATTACAAGTCTACAGGTGTTGACATAAAACTAGACCCCAGCATGAAAGTGCCATGCTCA ATTGTGCATGGCAATAAATCTTGCACTGGGCATTTCATATCATTCCTGTTACAAGCATATGGAAGAGCTCTACCTGTTTATGTTCCAGTTTACTTGATTCCTGCACTAATAGTTCACCGTCAGGACCTCTTGAAAAG ACCTTACACAATTCTGGGGAAGAGTTTGGTGGGTACCGCAAGATCTAGCCTATTCCTCTCTGTATACTGTGCATCTGCCTG GGCTTGGACTTGCCTTCTTTTTAGAATTCTCAAGAGGTGTAACGTTCCAATGGTCGCAATGGGGACG TTTCCTGCCGGCCTAGCATTGCTAATCGAGAAGAAGAGCAGGAGAATTGAGATATCTCTTTACTGCTTCGCCCGTGCCATCGAGAGCTTCTTCACTTGTATTGCCGACGCGGGCCTCTGCCCTCCAGCCTCGAAACTTAAGCGGGCTGACGTGGTTGTATTTAGTATTTCGACGGCCATCATCATGCACTGTTATGCACAGGAAAGGGAGGTTTTCCGATCAAAGTACCTGAACGTGCTCGATTGGGTTTTCGGAGTGCCCCCTGAACTAGATGATGAACATGAGAAAGAAGTGGAGAGAAAGACAAGTTAG